A single region of the Pseudomonas sp. VD-NE ins genome encodes:
- a CDS encoding FAD-dependent oxidoreductase: MAERLSNDFQFIDVGRKDPKKKLLRQRKKEFVEIYEPFKPQQSADQAHRCLGCGNPYCEWKCPVHNFIPNWLKLVAEGNILQAAELSHQTNTLPEVCGRVCPQDRLCEGACTLNDGFGAVTIGSVEKYITDTAFAMGWRPDMSKVKPTGKRVAIIGAGPAGLGCADVLVRGGVTPVVFDKNPEIGGLLTFGIPEFKLEKTVLSNRREVFTGMGIEFRLNTEVGKDVTMEQLLAEYDAVFMGMGTYTYMKGGFAGEDLPGVYDALDFLIANVNRNLGFEKSPEDFVDMKGKKVVVLGGGDTAMDCNRTSIRQGAKSVTCAYRRDEANMPGSRKEVKNAKEEGVKFLYNRQPIAIVGEDKVEGVKVVETRLGEPDARGRRSPEPIPGSEEIIPADAVVIAFGFRPSPAPWFEQFEIQTDSQGRVVAPEQGQYKHQTSNPKIFAGGDMVRGSDLVVTAIFEGRNAAEGILDYLGV; the protein is encoded by the coding sequence ATGGCCGAACGTCTCAGTAACGACTTTCAATTCATCGATGTCGGGCGCAAAGATCCGAAGAAGAAACTGTTGCGTCAACGCAAGAAAGAGTTCGTCGAAATCTACGAACCGTTCAAACCCCAGCAGTCGGCCGATCAGGCCCACCGCTGCCTGGGTTGCGGCAACCCGTATTGCGAATGGAAGTGCCCGGTGCACAACTTCATTCCGAACTGGCTGAAGCTGGTGGCCGAAGGCAACATCCTTCAGGCCGCCGAACTGTCGCACCAGACCAACACCCTGCCGGAAGTCTGCGGCCGGGTGTGCCCGCAGGATCGTCTGTGCGAGGGTGCCTGCACCCTTAACGACGGTTTCGGCGCGGTGACCATCGGTTCGGTCGAGAAATACATCACCGACACCGCGTTCGCCATGGGCTGGCGCCCTGACATGTCCAAGGTCAAACCGACCGGCAAACGTGTCGCGATCATCGGTGCGGGCCCGGCGGGTCTGGGCTGTGCCGACGTGCTGGTACGCGGCGGCGTGACCCCGGTGGTGTTCGACAAGAACCCGGAAATCGGTGGCTTGCTGACCTTCGGCATCCCCGAGTTCAAGCTTGAGAAGACCGTGCTGAGCAATCGTCGCGAAGTCTTCACCGGCATGGGCATCGAGTTCCGTCTGAATACCGAAGTCGGCAAAGACGTGACCATGGAGCAACTGCTCGCCGAATACGATGCGGTGTTCATGGGCATGGGCACCTACACCTACATGAAGGGCGGTTTTGCCGGTGAAGACCTGCCGGGCGTCTATGACGCACTGGACTTCCTGATCGCTAACGTCAATCGCAACCTGGGCTTTGAAAAGTCGCCGGAAGATTTCGTCGACATGAAAGGCAAAAAGGTTGTGGTGCTCGGCGGCGGCGACACGGCGATGGACTGCAATCGCACGTCGATCCGTCAGGGCGCCAAGTCGGTGACCTGCGCTTATCGTCGTGACGAAGCGAACATGCCCGGCTCGCGCAAAGAGGTGAAGAACGCCAAGGAAGAAGGCGTGAAATTCCTCTACAACCGCCAGCCGATCGCTATCGTCGGTGAGGACAAGGTCGAAGGCGTTAAAGTGGTCGAGACCCGTCTCGGCGAACCGGACGCCCGTGGCCGTCGCAGCCCTGAGCCGATCCCGGGCTCCGAAGAGATCATCCCGGCCGACGCCGTGGTCATCGCCTTCGGTTTCCGCCCGAGCCCGGCGCCGTGGTTCGAACAGTTCGAGATCCAGACCGACAGCCAGGGCCGCGTTGTTGCGCCTGAGCAAGGTCAGTACAAGCACCAGACCAGCAACCCGAAAATCTTTGCCGGTGGCGACATGGTGCGCGGTTCCGACCTGGTGGTGACGGCGATCTTCGAAGGCCGCAACGCCGCCGAAGGGATCCTTGATTACCTGGGCGTCTAA
- the gltB gene encoding glutamate synthase large subunit yields the protein MKAGLYQPDEFKDNCGFGLIAHMQGEPSHTLLQTAIEALTCMTHRGGINADGKTGDGCGLLIQKPDAFLRAIAQETFSVELPKQYAVGMVFFNQDPAKAEAARENMNREILAEGLQLIGWRKVPIDTSVLGRLALERLPQIEQVYIGGEGLSDQDMAVKLFSARRRSSVANAVDSDHYICSFSHKTIIYKGLMMPADLAAFYPDLSDERLQTAICVFHQRFSTNTLPKWPLAQPFRFLAHNGEINTITGNRNWAQARRTKFTNDLMDLEELGPLVNRVGSDSSSMDNMLELMVTGGIDLFRGVRMIIPPAWQNVETMDPDLRAFYEYNSMHMEPWDGPAGVVMTDGRYAVCLLDRNGLRPARWVTTTNGFITLASEIGVWDYKPEDVIAKGRVGPGQIFAVDTETGQILDTDAIDNRLKSRHPYKQWLRKNALRIQATMEDNDHGSAFYDVDQLKQYMKMYQVTFEERDQVLRPLGEQGYEAVGSMGDDTPMAVLSQRVRTPYDYFRQQFAQVTNPPIDPLREAIVMSLEICLGAERNIFQESPEHASRVILSSPVISPAKWRSLMNLDRPGFERQIIDLNYDESVGLEAAIRNVADQAEEAVRGGRTQIVLSDRHIAPGKLPIHASLATGAVHHRLTEKGLRCDSNILVETATARDPHHFAVLIGFGASAVYPFLAYEVLGDLIRTGEVLGDLYEVFKNYRKGITKGLLKILSKMGISTIASYRGAQLFEAIGLSEEVCDLSFRGVPSRIKGARFVDIEAEQKALATEAWSPRKPIQQGGLLKFVHGGEYHAYNPDVVNTLQAAVQQGDYAKFKEYTSLVDNRPVSMIRDLFKVKTLDTPLDISEIEPLESVLKRFDSAGISLGALSPEAHEALAEAMNRLGARSNSGEGGEDPARYGTIKSSKIKQVATGRFGVTPEYLVNAEVLQIKVAQGAKPGEGGQLPGGKVNGLIAKLRYAVPGVTLISPPPHHDIYSIEDLSQLIFDLKQVNPKALVSVKLVAEAGVGTIAAGVAKAYADLITISGYDGGTGASPLTSIKYAGAPWELGLAETHQTLRGNDLRGKVRVQTDGGLKTGLDVIKAAILGAESFGFGTAPMIALGCKYLRICHLNNCATGVATQNEKLRKDHYIGTVDMVVNFFTYVAEETREWLAKLGVRSLEELIGRTDLLEILEGQTAKQNHLDLTPLLGSDHIPADKPQFCGVERNPPFDQGLLAEKMIEMASSAINDMSGAEFDLDICNCDRSIGARISGEIARKHGNQGMAKAPITFRFKGTAGQSFGVWNAGGLNMYLEGDANDYVGKGMTGGKLTIVPPKGSVYKTQESAIIGNTCLYGATGGKLFAAGTAGERFAVRNSGAHTVVEGTGDHCCEYMTGGFVCVLGKTGYNFGSGMTGGFAYVLDQDNTFVDRVNHELVEIQRISGEAMEAYRSHLQNVLNEYVAETDSEWGRELAENLDDYLRRFWLVKPKAASLKSLLSSTRASPQ from the coding sequence GCCTGATAGCCCACATGCAGGGCGAGCCCAGTCATACCCTTTTGCAAACGGCCATCGAGGCCCTGACCTGCATGACCCACCGCGGTGGGATTAATGCCGACGGCAAGACCGGTGACGGTTGCGGTCTGCTGATTCAAAAGCCTGACGCGTTCCTGCGTGCCATTGCCCAGGAAACCTTCAGCGTCGAACTGCCCAAGCAATATGCCGTGGGTATGGTCTTCTTCAACCAGGATCCGGCCAAAGCCGAAGCCGCTCGCGAGAACATGAACCGCGAGATCCTCGCTGAAGGCCTGCAACTGATCGGCTGGCGCAAAGTGCCGATCGACACCAGCGTCCTCGGCCGTCTGGCCCTTGAACGCCTGCCACAGATCGAGCAGGTGTACATCGGCGGCGAAGGCCTGAGCGATCAGGACATGGCCGTGAAGCTGTTCAGCGCACGTCGCCGTTCGTCGGTGGCCAACGCCGTCGACAGCGACCACTACATTTGCAGCTTTTCGCACAAGACCATCATCTATAAAGGCCTGATGATGCCGGCCGATCTGGCCGCGTTCTATCCAGACCTGAGCGACGAGCGCCTGCAAACCGCGATCTGCGTATTCCACCAGCGCTTCTCGACCAACACCCTGCCGAAATGGCCGCTGGCTCAGCCATTCCGCTTCCTCGCCCACAACGGCGAGATCAACACCATCACCGGCAACCGTAACTGGGCACAGGCCCGTCGGACCAAGTTCACCAATGATCTGATGGATCTGGAAGAACTCGGCCCGCTGGTCAACCGTGTCGGCTCCGACTCGTCGAGCATGGACAACATGCTCGAGCTGATGGTCACCGGTGGCATCGACCTGTTCCGTGGCGTGCGAATGATCATTCCGCCTGCGTGGCAGAACGTCGAAACCATGGACCCGGATCTGCGTGCGTTCTACGAGTACAACTCGATGCACATGGAGCCGTGGGACGGCCCGGCTGGCGTAGTAATGACCGACGGTCGTTACGCGGTGTGCCTGCTCGACCGTAACGGTCTGCGTCCGGCGCGCTGGGTCACCACCACCAACGGTTTCATCACCCTCGCCTCGGAAATCGGCGTGTGGGATTACAAGCCTGAAGACGTGATTGCCAAGGGCCGTGTCGGCCCTGGCCAGATCTTCGCGGTGGACACCGAAACCGGGCAGATCCTCGACACCGATGCGATCGACAACCGTCTGAAGTCCCGTCATCCGTACAAGCAATGGTTGCGCAAGAATGCCCTGCGCATTCAGGCGACCATGGAAGACAACGACCACGGTTCGGCGTTCTACGACGTCGATCAGCTCAAGCAATACATGAAGATGTATCAGGTCACGTTCGAAGAGCGCGATCAGGTGCTGCGTCCGCTCGGCGAACAGGGCTACGAAGCCGTTGGCTCGATGGGCGACGACACGCCGATGGCCGTGCTGTCGCAGCGCGTGCGCACGCCGTACGACTATTTCCGCCAGCAGTTCGCGCAGGTCACCAACCCGCCGATCGACCCGCTGCGTGAAGCGATCGTAATGTCGCTGGAAATCTGCCTCGGTGCCGAGCGCAACATTTTCCAGGAGTCGCCGGAACACGCTTCGCGCGTGATCCTCAGCTCGCCGGTCATCTCCCCGGCCAAGTGGCGCTCGCTGATGAACCTCGACCGCCCGGGTTTCGAGCGGCAGATCATCGACCTCAACTACGACGAAAGCGTTGGCCTCGAAGCGGCGATCCGCAATGTCGCCGATCAGGCTGAAGAAGCCGTGCGCGGCGGGCGTACCCAGATCGTCCTGAGCGACCGCCATATCGCCCCGGGCAAGCTGCCGATCCACGCCTCGCTGGCGACCGGTGCCGTGCACCACCGTCTGACCGAAAAAGGTCTGCGTTGCGATTCCAACATCCTCGTTGAAACCGCGACCGCCCGTGACCCGCATCACTTTGCGGTGCTGATCGGTTTCGGCGCCTCGGCGGTGTATCCGTTCCTGGCCTACGAAGTGCTGGGCGACCTGATCCGTACCGGTGAAGTGCTGGGCGACCTCTATGAGGTGTTCAAGAACTACCGCAAAGGCATCACCAAAGGTCTGCTGAAGATTCTGTCGAAGATGGGCATCTCGACCATCGCTTCGTACCGTGGTGCGCAGCTGTTCGAAGCCATTGGCCTGTCCGAAGAAGTCTGTGACCTGAGCTTCCGTGGCGTGCCAAGCCGCATCAAGGGTGCGCGTTTCGTCGACATCGAAGCCGAGCAGAAAGCACTCGCCACTGAAGCCTGGAGTCCGCGCAAGCCGATCCAGCAGGGCGGTCTGCTGAAGTTCGTCCACGGTGGCGAATACCACGCCTACAACCCGGACGTGGTCAACACCCTGCAAGCCGCTGTGCAGCAGGGCGACTACGCCAAGTTCAAGGAATACACCTCGCTGGTGGACAACCGTCCGGTGTCGATGATCCGCGACCTGTTCAAGGTCAAGACCCTCGATACGCCGCTGGACATCAGTGAAATCGAGCCGCTGGAATCGGTGCTCAAGCGCTTCGACTCCGCCGGTATCTCGCTGGGCGCCCTGTCGCCGGAAGCTCACGAAGCCTTGGCCGAAGCCATGAACCGCCTCGGTGCGCGTTCCAACTCCGGCGAAGGTGGTGAAGACCCGGCGCGTTACGGCACCATCAAAAGCTCGAAAATCAAGCAGGTTGCGACTGGCCGCTTTGGTGTGACGCCGGAATATCTGGTCAACGCCGAAGTGCTGCAGATCAAGGTCGCGCAAGGCGCCAAGCCGGGCGAGGGCGGGCAACTGCCGGGCGGCAAAGTCAACGGGCTGATCGCCAAGCTGCGTTACGCAGTGCCGGGCGTAACCCTGATTTCGCCGCCGCCGCACCACGACATCTATTCGATCGAAGACTTGTCACAGCTGATTTTCGACTTGAAACAGGTCAACCCGAAGGCGCTGGTTTCGGTGAAACTGGTAGCTGAAGCAGGCGTCGGCACTATCGCCGCCGGTGTGGCCAAGGCCTATGCGGACTTGATCACCATCTCCGGCTATGACGGTGGCACCGGTGCTTCGCCGCTGACCTCGATCAAATACGCCGGCGCACCGTGGGAACTCGGCCTCGCCGAAACCCACCAGACCCTGCGCGGTAATGACCTGCGCGGCAAAGTCCGGGTGCAGACCGACGGCGGCCTGAAAACCGGTCTCGACGTGATCAAGGCTGCGATCCTCGGCGCCGAAAGCTTCGGCTTCGGTACTGCGCCAATGATCGCGCTGGGCTGCAAATACCTGCGTATCTGCCACCTGAACAACTGCGCCACCGGCGTTGCGACCCAGAACGAGAAGCTGCGCAAGGATCACTACATCGGCACCGTCGACATGGTGGTGAATTTCTTCACCTACGTCGCCGAAGAAACCCGTGAGTGGCTGGCCAAGCTCGGCGTGCGCTCCCTCGAAGAGCTGATCGGTCGTACCGATCTGCTGGAAATCCTCGAAGGCCAGACCGCCAAGCAGAACCACCTCGATCTGACGCCGCTGTTGGGCAGCGATCACATCCCGGCGGACAAGCCACAGTTCTGCGGCGTTGAGCGCAACCCGCCGTTCGACCAAGGCCTGCTGGCCGAGAAAATGATCGAGATGGCCTCGTCGGCGATCAATGACATGAGCGGCGCCGAGTTCGATCTGGACATCTGCAACTGCGACCGTTCGATCGGCGCGCGGATCTCCGGCGAAATCGCCCGCAAGCACGGCAACCAGGGGATGGCGAAAGCGCCGATCACCTTCCGCTTCAAAGGCACTGCCGGTCAGAGCTTCGGCGTGTGGAACGCCGGCGGTCTGAACATGTACCTGGAAGGCGACGCCAACGACTACGTCGGCAAAGGCATGACCGGTGGCAAGCTGACCATCGTGCCGCCGAAGGGCAGCGTTTACAAAACTCAGGAAAGCGCCATCATCGGCAACACCTGCCTGTACGGCGCGACGGGCGGCAAGCTGTTTGCCGCCGGCACCGCAGGCGAGCGTTTCGCCGTGCGCAACTCCGGTGCCCACACGGTTGTGGAAGGCACTGGCGATCACTGCTGTGAGTACATGACCGGTGGTTTTGTCTGCGTTCTGGGCAAGACCGGTTACAACTTCGGCTCTGGCATGACCGGTGGTTTCGCCTACGTGCTCGACCAGGACAACACCTTCGTTGACCGGGTCAACCACGAACTGGTGGAAATTCAGCGGATCAGCGGCGAGGCGATGGAAGCCTATCGCAGCCACCTGCAAAACGTGCTGAACGAGTACGTCGCGGAAACCGACAGCGAGTGGGGTCGTGAACTCGCCGAAAACCTCGATGACTACCTGCGCCGTTTCTGGCTGGTCAAACCGAAGGCGGCGAGTTTGAAATCTCTGCTCTCCAGTACTCGTGCGAGTCCGCAATAA
- a CDS encoding LysR family transcriptional regulator: MELRHLRYFIAVAEELHFGRAAQVLGISQPPLSQQIQALEQEVGARLFERTNRRVELSEAGRLFLEEARLVLAQVDKAADVARRAQLGELGELKIGFTSSAPFNSTIPQAIFSFRQRFPAVHLNLREMSSTQVAEGLVDESIEVGIMRPLGLPDSLSVVELMREPLVAVLGSKHPLAQGSEEGLFLSALALEPFVFFPRSYGSGLYAQLLSLARDAGFSPHFAQEAGEAMTIIGLVAAGLGVSVLPASYQRMRIDGVVYRPLLDPEAVSAVWLVQRKDQKSPMAKAFVDLLTRKVESA, from the coding sequence ATGGAATTGCGTCATCTGCGCTACTTCATCGCCGTCGCCGAAGAACTGCATTTCGGCCGCGCGGCACAAGTGCTGGGCATCTCGCAGCCGCCGCTGAGCCAGCAGATTCAGGCGCTGGAGCAAGAGGTCGGTGCGCGCTTGTTCGAGCGCACCAATCGTCGGGTCGAGCTGAGTGAGGCGGGGCGATTGTTTCTGGAGGAGGCGCGGCTGGTGCTGGCGCAGGTCGACAAAGCGGCAGATGTTGCCAGGCGTGCGCAGCTCGGTGAACTGGGCGAGTTGAAGATCGGTTTCACCTCGTCGGCGCCATTCAACTCGACTATTCCGCAGGCGATCTTTTCCTTTCGCCAGCGTTTTCCGGCGGTGCACCTCAACCTGCGCGAAATGAGTAGCACGCAAGTTGCCGAGGGCTTGGTGGATGAGTCAATCGAGGTAGGGATCATGCGCCCGCTGGGGTTGCCGGATTCCTTGAGTGTGGTGGAGTTGATGCGCGAGCCGCTGGTCGCGGTGCTCGGTTCCAAGCATCCGTTGGCGCAAGGCAGTGAAGAAGGACTGTTCCTCTCGGCGCTGGCGCTGGAGCCGTTCGTGTTCTTTCCGCGCAGTTACGGCAGCGGGCTGTATGCGCAATTGCTGAGCCTGGCGCGCGATGCCGGGTTCAGCCCGCACTTCGCCCAAGAGGCGGGCGAGGCGATGACCATTATCGGCCTGGTCGCAGCGGGGCTGGGGGTTTCGGTGCTGCCGGCGTCTTATCAGAGGATGCGCATCGACGGCGTGGTCTACCGACCGTTGCTCGATCCGGAAGCGGTGTCTGCGGTGTGGCTGGTGCAGCGCAAGGATCAGAAATCGCCAATGGCCAAGGCGTTTGTCGACCTTCTTACGCGAAAGGTCGAGTCCGCTTAA
- a CDS encoding MFS transporter, whose protein sequence is MKTAVAPLAHEVPPAAADDVVAELQDIYIEKGTPMFMRTVLALFSGGFATFALLYCVQPMMPLLSHEYGINAAQSSLILSVATGMLAIGLLITGPISDRVGRKPVMVTALFAAALCTMASAMMPSWEGVLIMRALIGLSLSGLAAVAMTYLSEEIYPQHIGLAMGLYIGGNAIGGMSGRLITGVLIDFVSWHTAMLVIGGLAMIAAAVFWKILPESRNFRSRSLHPRSLLDGFTMHFRDAGLPLLFLEAFLLMGAFVTLFNYIGYRLLAAPYNLDQVFVGLLSVVYLSGIYSSAKIGSLADKLGRRKVLWATIALMFAGLALTMFTPLPLVIVGMLIFTFGFFGAHSVASSWIGRRATKAKGQASSLYLFSYYAGSSIAGTAGGVFWHLGSWNGIGLFIGSLLLIALLVALKLAKLPPLSGVRA, encoded by the coding sequence GTGAAAACTGCTGTCGCGCCCCTAGCCCATGAAGTCCCGCCCGCTGCGGCCGACGATGTCGTCGCCGAGCTGCAAGATATCTACATCGAAAAAGGCACGCCGATGTTCATGCGCACGGTGCTGGCGCTGTTCAGCGGCGGCTTCGCGACGTTTGCCCTGCTCTATTGCGTGCAGCCGATGATGCCGCTGTTGTCCCATGAGTACGGGATCAACGCGGCGCAGAGCAGCCTGATCCTTTCGGTCGCCACCGGCATGCTCGCCATCGGCCTGCTGATCACCGGGCCGATCTCTGATCGGGTCGGACGCAAGCCGGTGATGGTGACTGCGCTGTTCGCGGCAGCGCTTTGCACGATGGCCAGTGCGATGATGCCGAGTTGGGAAGGCGTGCTGATCATGCGTGCGCTGATCGGGCTGTCGCTGAGCGGACTTGCGGCGGTGGCAATGACCTATCTGAGTGAAGAGATCTATCCGCAACACATCGGTCTTGCGATGGGTTTATACATCGGCGGCAACGCGATTGGCGGGATGAGCGGGCGCTTGATCACCGGTGTGCTGATCGATTTTGTCAGCTGGCACACGGCGATGCTGGTGATCGGCGGTCTGGCGATGATTGCCGCAGCGGTGTTCTGGAAGATCCTTCCGGAGTCGCGCAACTTCCGTTCGCGCTCACTGCACCCACGCAGTTTGCTCGACGGTTTCACCATGCACTTTCGTGATGCCGGCCTGCCGCTGCTGTTTCTTGAAGCATTCCTGTTGATGGGCGCATTCGTCACGCTGTTCAACTACATCGGCTATCGCCTGTTGGCGGCGCCGTACAACCTTGATCAGGTGTTCGTGGGCTTGCTGTCGGTGGTGTATCTGTCGGGTATCTACAGCTCGGCGAAGATCGGTTCGCTCGCCGATAAACTGGGGCGACGCAAAGTGTTGTGGGCGACCATTGCGCTGATGTTTGCCGGTCTTGCGTTGACAATGTTTACGCCGCTGCCGCTGGTGATTGTCGGCATGTTGATTTTCACCTTTGGCTTCTTTGGCGCGCATTCGGTGGCGAGCAGCTGGATCGGCCGTCGCGCGACCAAGGCCAAGGGGCAGGCGTCGTCGTTATATCTGTTCAGCTACTACGCCGGGTCGAGCATTGCCGGGACGGCGGGCGGGGTGTTCTGGCATTTGGGCAGCTGGAACGGGATTGGTTTGTTTATCGGCTCGTTGTTGCTGATCGCGTTGCTGGTGGCGTTGAAACTGGCGAAGTTGCCGCCTCTCAGCGGTGTCAGAGCCTGA
- a CDS encoding excinuclease — protein sequence MHVKALIAAALFALLPSASHATHLMYMPFETVLSDAIRAGRLDGSVKFYLLGNGPQGTQQLLRRGVVSDLKTNGFNKSDHDSCEWVLQSNLIKLQADAKRVGANAVVNIVSYYDQHVRKDLNTYECRAGIFVTRVSLRGDLVRLP from the coding sequence ATGCATGTGAAAGCCCTGATCGCCGCCGCGCTTTTCGCGCTACTGCCCAGCGCCAGCCACGCCACCCACCTGATGTACATGCCCTTCGAAACCGTGCTCTCGGACGCCATTCGCGCCGGACGGCTGGATGGCAGCGTGAAGTTCTATCTGCTCGGCAATGGGCCGCAGGGGACGCAGCAGTTGTTGCGCCGGGGGGTGGTCAGTGATTTGAAGACCAACGGCTTCAACAAGAGTGACCACGATTCCTGCGAGTGGGTGTTGCAGTCGAATCTGATCAAGCTGCAGGCCGATGCCAAACGGGTCGGGGCGAATGCGGTGGTCAATATCGTCAGTTATTACGACCAGCATGTGCGCAAGGATTTGAATACGTATGAATGCAGGGCGGGGATATTTGTCACGCGGGTGTCGTTGAGGGGGGATTTGGTGCGGTTGCCCTAA
- the hemE gene encoding uroporphyrinogen decarboxylase, with product MTALKNDRFLRALLKQPVDVTPVWMMRQAGRYLPEYRASRAQAGDFMSLCMNPEFACEVTMQPLDRYPQLDAAILFSDILTIPDAMGQGLYFETGEGPRFKKVVSTLADIEALPIPDPHKDLGYVMDAVSTIRRELNGRVPLIGFSGSPWTLATYMVEGGSSKDFRKTKAMLYDNPQAMHLLLDKLAQSVTSYLNGQIMAGAQAVQIFDTWGGSLSAAAYQEFSLAYMKKIVSGLIREHDGRKVPVILFTKNGGLWLESIAEAGADALGLDWTCDIGNARARVGDKVALQGNMDPTVLYAKPEAIRTEVGRILASYGKGSGHVFNLGHGITPEVDPEHAGAFLRAVHELSAQYHE from the coding sequence ATGACTGCCCTGAAGAACGACCGTTTCCTCCGCGCCCTGCTCAAGCAACCCGTTGACGTCACCCCGGTGTGGATGATGCGCCAGGCCGGCCGCTACCTGCCGGAATACCGCGCCAGCCGCGCCCAGGCCGGTGATTTCATGAGCCTGTGCATGAATCCGGAATTCGCCTGCGAAGTCACGATGCAACCGCTCGACCGCTATCCACAACTGGACGCGGCGATCCTGTTTTCCGACATCCTCACCATCCCCGATGCCATGGGCCAGGGCCTGTACTTCGAGACCGGTGAAGGTCCGCGTTTCAAGAAAGTTGTCAGCACCCTCGCTGACATCGAAGCCCTGCCGATCCCTGATCCACACAAAGACCTCGGCTACGTCATGGACGCGGTCAGCACCATCCGTCGCGAACTGAACGGTCGTGTGCCGCTGATCGGTTTCTCCGGCAGCCCGTGGACCCTGGCGACCTACATGGTCGAAGGCGGTTCGTCGAAAGACTTCCGCAAGACCAAAGCGATGCTCTACGACAACCCGCAAGCCATGCACCTGCTGCTGGATAAACTGGCGCAGTCGGTGACCTCGTACCTCAACGGCCAGATCATGGCCGGTGCGCAAGCGGTGCAGATCTTCGATACCTGGGGCGGCAGTCTGTCGGCGGCGGCGTATCAGGAATTCTCGCTGGCCTACATGAAGAAAATCGTCAGCGGCCTGATCCGCGAACACGACGGACGCAAAGTGCCGGTGATCCTCTTCACCAAAAACGGCGGCCTGTGGCTGGAAAGCATCGCCGAGGCTGGCGCCGACGCATTGGGCCTGGACTGGACCTGCGACATCGGCAACGCCCGCGCCCGTGTTGGTGACAAGGTTGCGCTGCAAGGCAACATGGACCCGACCGTGCTCTACGCCAAACCGGAAGCGATCCGCACTGAAGTCGGACGCATTCTGGCCAGCTACGGCAAGGGCAGCGGCCACGTGTTCAACCTCGGCCATGGCATCACCCCTGAGGTTGATCCGGAGCATGCTGGCGCTTTCCTGCGTGCGGTGCATGAGTTGTCGGCGCAGTATCACGAGTGA